In Pseudomonas putida, a genomic segment contains:
- a CDS encoding sulfurtransferase yields MPALLISPTALHQTLSQPGVLVLDASVELAAAQFDGDYRVTSGHAAWLAGHVPGARHADLTCDLADTTAPYSFALPTPEAAAAALSRLGVGAARHIVVYDRYDGFWAARLWWMLRSFGVAARVLDGGLRAWREAGLPLDRGEHAQLPLARPPVSLVAKPGYWVSREDVQSVLDGQRQGTLVCALSAGLFDGSAVTRYARRGHIPGSLNRPARALFDDQGRYLPPEALSTALGASLVESEQPLIVYCGGGISAAATALALTLLGRQNVSLYDGSLQEWAADPALPMTTGAAPT; encoded by the coding sequence ATGCCCGCCCTACTGATTTCCCCCACCGCGCTGCACCAGACCCTGTCACAACCGGGCGTGCTGGTGCTGGACGCCAGCGTCGAACTGGCCGCCGCGCAGTTCGATGGCGATTACCGTGTCACCAGCGGCCATGCGGCCTGGCTGGCCGGGCATGTTCCGGGAGCGCGTCACGCCGACCTGACCTGCGACCTGGCCGACACCACGGCGCCCTACAGCTTCGCGCTACCGACGCCGGAGGCAGCCGCAGCTGCGCTGTCGCGCCTGGGCGTCGGCGCAGCCCGGCACATCGTGGTGTACGACCGCTACGATGGCTTCTGGGCCGCACGGCTGTGGTGGATGCTGCGCAGCTTCGGCGTCGCCGCCCGCGTGCTCGACGGCGGGCTCAGAGCCTGGCGCGAGGCTGGCCTGCCACTTGACCGGGGAGAACATGCGCAACTACCGCTGGCACGCCCGCCGGTTTCCCTCGTGGCCAAACCCGGCTATTGGGTGAGCCGTGAGGACGTACAGTCGGTACTCGACGGGCAACGTCAGGGCACGTTGGTCTGCGCGTTGTCCGCCGGGCTGTTCGACGGCAGCGCGGTCACCCGCTATGCCCGTCGTGGCCATATCCCCGGCAGCCTTAACCGACCGGCGCGTGCGCTGTTCGACGACCAGGGCCGCTACCTGCCACCCGAGGCGCTGAGCACCGCCCTGGGTGCCTCGCTGGTAGAAAGCGAGCAGCCGCTGATTGTGTATTGCGGCGGTGGTATTTCTGCCGCCGCCACGGCCCTGGCCCTAACTCTGCTGGGGCGCCAGAACGTCTCCTTGTACGACGGCTCGCTGCAGGAATGGGCAGCCGACCCTGCGTTGCCAATGACCACCGGAGCAGCTCCGACCTGA
- a CDS encoding ABC transporter permease produces the protein MTTTRRIALWAPLRAPLSLFAIIVLLTVLGSALLAPWLFPGDPLDMQAEAFLWPGQDWHYPLGTDMLGRDVLAGLVHGARISLQVGALATLCGVLAGVLLGALAGYFGGRLDYAVQRLVEIFQTMPSFVLLVALVAIVQPSLPTVVFAIALISWPTVARLVRAEVRSLRQREYVLAARSVGYGHWRIMLREILPNVLPTLVVTTSIMIASAILMESALSFMGLGDPNHVSWGSMIGNGREQIRTAWYLTAIPGLAIFLTVLAFNLLGDALTDAFTPNRADA, from the coding sequence ATGACCACGACCCGCCGTATCGCCTTGTGGGCGCCTCTGCGCGCCCCCCTCTCGCTGTTCGCCATCATCGTCCTGCTGACCGTGCTGGGCAGCGCCCTGCTGGCGCCCTGGTTGTTTCCCGGCGACCCGCTGGACATGCAGGCCGAGGCGTTTCTCTGGCCGGGCCAGGACTGGCACTACCCGCTGGGCACCGACATGCTCGGTCGCGACGTGCTCGCCGGGCTGGTGCATGGTGCGCGCATCTCGTTGCAGGTCGGCGCCCTGGCCACGCTATGCGGGGTGCTGGCTGGCGTGCTGCTCGGCGCGCTGGCCGGCTATTTCGGTGGCCGCCTGGATTACGCGGTACAACGCCTGGTGGAGATCTTCCAGACCATGCCCAGCTTCGTGCTGCTGGTCGCGCTGGTGGCCATCGTGCAGCCTTCGCTGCCCACCGTGGTGTTCGCCATTGCGCTGATCTCGTGGCCGACGGTGGCGCGCCTGGTACGCGCCGAGGTCCGTTCGCTGCGCCAGCGTGAATACGTGCTGGCAGCGCGCAGCGTGGGCTATGGCCACTGGCGGATCATGCTGCGCGAGATTCTGCCCAACGTCCTGCCGACCCTGGTGGTGACCACCTCGATCATGATCGCCTCGGCCATCCTCATGGAGTCGGCACTGTCGTTCATGGGCCTGGGCGATCCCAACCACGTGAGCTGGGGCAGCATGATCGGCAATGGCCGCGAGCAGATCCGTACCGCCTGGTACCTGACCGCCATCCCGGGCCTTGCGATCTTCCTCACCGTGCTCGCCTTCAACCTGCTGGGCGACGCCCTGACCGACGCCTTCACTCCTAACCGGGCCGACGCTTGA
- a CDS encoding acyl-CoA dehydrogenase family protein, translated as MSKSEVHVESADTLARILAQVQLIRGEIAEQASRRDLQRELPVAAFERIRKAGIGTLRVPVALGGPGGQVVDYIESIASLAQGDPNVAHALRSHFNFVEGLIHAPDSERRQALLGKVLDGKLFAGAHTEVGAPLGTILTRLTREGEGYRLNGRKWYATGSAYADYLVFSATDDQGQVVSVLVPADRPGIRILDDWDGMGQRLTASGGIELVDVQVWPEEVQPRAHQQAAGRHCSALRQLHLAACAVGVVRNIREDAVQYVRRSARAAMHSPAQEARDDLFVQQVVGEIAATAYATDALIGQTARQLDRGSQALLSGDPQLEQILIDGALANSQMQVIVAKLALRAAEVLYEVGGGSATSRKHNFDRHWRNIRTLLNHNPLLHKARVVGDYYINQNVTHLQEGLVF; from the coding sequence ATGTCCAAGTCCGAAGTGCATGTTGAGTCCGCCGATACATTGGCGCGGATCCTTGCCCAGGTACAGCTGATCCGTGGCGAGATCGCCGAACAGGCCAGCCGCCGCGACCTGCAGCGGGAGCTGCCGGTCGCCGCGTTCGAGCGCATTCGCAAGGCCGGCATAGGCACCCTGCGTGTGCCAGTGGCATTGGGCGGACCGGGTGGGCAAGTGGTCGACTACATCGAGAGCATCGCCAGCCTGGCCCAGGGCGACCCGAATGTCGCCCATGCCCTGCGGTCGCACTTCAATTTCGTCGAAGGGCTGATCCATGCGCCCGATAGCGAGAGACGGCAGGCGTTGCTGGGCAAGGTACTGGACGGCAAGCTGTTCGCCGGCGCGCACACCGAGGTGGGAGCGCCACTGGGGACCATCCTCACCCGCTTGACCCGTGAGGGCGAAGGCTACCGGCTCAATGGCCGCAAGTGGTACGCCACCGGCTCCGCCTACGCCGATTACCTGGTGTTCTCGGCCACCGATGACCAGGGCCAGGTGGTTTCGGTGCTGGTGCCTGCCGATCGCCCCGGCATTCGCATTCTCGATGACTGGGACGGCATGGGCCAACGCCTCACCGCCAGTGGCGGCATCGAGTTGGTCGATGTGCAGGTCTGGCCCGAGGAAGTCCAGCCCCGTGCCCACCAGCAGGCCGCCGGCCGTCATTGCTCGGCCCTGCGCCAATTGCACCTGGCGGCCTGCGCGGTCGGGGTGGTGCGCAACATCCGCGAAGATGCCGTGCAGTACGTGCGGCGCAGCGCCCGGGCGGCCATGCACAGCCCGGCGCAGGAGGCCCGCGACGACCTGTTCGTGCAACAGGTGGTGGGCGAGATCGCCGCCACTGCCTATGCCACCGATGCGCTGATCGGCCAGACTGCCCGCCAGCTCGACCGTGGCTCGCAGGCGTTGCTCAGCGGCGACCCGCAACTCGAACAGATATTGATCGACGGCGCCTTGGCCAACTCGCAGATGCAGGTGATCGTCGCCAAGTTGGCCTTGCGCGCCGCAGAAGTCTTGTACGAAGTTGGCGGTGGTTCGGCGACTTCACGTAAACACAACTTCGATCGGCATTGGCGCAATATTCGCACGCTGCTCAATCATAATCCGCTGCTGCATAAAGCGCGGGTGGTCGGTGATTACTATATCAATCAGAACGTGACCCACTTGCAGGAGGGGTTGGTCTTCTAG
- a CDS encoding ABC transporter substrate-binding protein — translation MTVVRVMLEYFHPWPNSAGFYLARERGWYRDAGLSVQLSVPDPFHGDTLEHLLQGQADLGVFPSNRLLVRRSLGQPLLGVAAINQRGLESIQTLTDSGIRRPRDLAGKRLALNPTPRGLAMVRHLVAADGGDPDAVIIVDSKVRELRPEDLAAGVADASFGGYWAWEALMDSTIAPERRVVWPVDDIGAPRYHSYLLGGQEHWLEQNPDIARTFLAVTERGFRAVADDPQSALEAYEAAIPYFPRQLLSQSLQHIAPTWLHERRWGEQREALIAPYAHWLHEHGVLADADAWRGATHNDYLAEPQA, via the coding sequence ATGACCGTTGTACGGGTGATGCTGGAATACTTTCATCCCTGGCCGAATTCGGCCGGGTTCTACCTGGCCCGCGAACGCGGCTGGTACCGCGATGCGGGACTGTCGGTGCAACTCTCGGTACCGGACCCGTTCCACGGCGACACCCTGGAGCACCTGCTCCAGGGTCAAGCCGACCTTGGCGTGTTTCCCAGCAATCGCCTGCTGGTCCGACGCAGCCTGGGCCAGCCCTTGCTGGGCGTCGCGGCCATCAACCAACGCGGCCTGGAATCGATCCAGACCCTGACCGACAGCGGCATTCGCCGCCCCCGCGACCTCGCCGGCAAGCGCCTGGCACTCAACCCGACGCCACGCGGGCTGGCCATGGTCCGCCACCTGGTAGCAGCGGACGGCGGCGATCCCGATGCCGTCATCATCGTCGACAGCAAGGTGCGAGAGCTGCGCCCGGAAGACCTGGCCGCTGGCGTTGCCGATGCCAGCTTCGGCGGCTACTGGGCCTGGGAAGCGCTGATGGACAGCACCATCGCGCCAGAGCGCCGGGTCGTGTGGCCGGTCGACGACATCGGCGCGCCGCGTTATCACAGCTACCTGCTCGGCGGCCAGGAGCATTGGCTCGAGCAAAATCCCGACATCGCCCGCACCTTTCTGGCGGTCACCGAGCGAGGCTTTCGCGCCGTGGCCGACGACCCTCAAAGCGCCCTCGAAGCGTACGAGGCGGCGATTCCCTACTTCCCCCGGCAGTTGCTCAGCCAATCGCTGCAGCACATCGCCCCGACCTGGCTGCACGAGCGACGCTGGGGCGAGCAACGCGAAGCACTGATCGCGCCCTATGCCCACTGGTTGCATGAGCACGGCGTGCTGGCCGATGCCGATGCCTGGCGCGGTGCCACCCATAACGACTATCTGGCGGAGCCGCAAGCATGA
- a CDS encoding phosphotransferase enzyme family protein, protein MSAPSRIAHGMGLQPVQADWPALSQDDVEQVLRHYPGLGAAGPLQWHSPRPFSAAALVGTARGAVFVKRHHRSVRQPAWLLEEHRFVAYLKQRGAPVVNPLFDQHGASVLALGEWTYEVLPVAQGQDLYREALSWTPFLGLPHAHAAGLALARLHQAAEGYAAPARQTQVLVSNLRLLGASAPVQAIEQSLRHQPALAHYLADKDWQRALRELYLPHHRSLLPLLAHQPALWTHNDWHASNLLWSDADATAQVQSVLDFGLSDRTFALYDLATALERNCIPWLELDEGGRASADLDAVDALLAGYHSQRPLTQADLLTLKALLPLVHVDFALGEIDYFQGIVGARSDADIAYHNFFIGHGRWFADSEGTRLLGHLDRLARTR, encoded by the coding sequence ATGAGCGCGCCCTCGCGTATCGCCCACGGCATGGGCTTGCAGCCGGTGCAAGCCGACTGGCCCGCACTGAGCCAGGACGATGTGGAACAGGTGCTGCGCCACTATCCTGGGCTCGGCGCTGCAGGCCCACTGCAGTGGCACAGCCCCCGCCCGTTCTCGGCTGCGGCGCTGGTAGGCACGGCGCGGGGCGCGGTGTTCGTGAAGCGCCACCACCGCAGCGTGCGCCAACCGGCCTGGCTGCTGGAAGAGCACCGTTTCGTGGCGTACCTGAAGCAACGCGGCGCCCCAGTGGTCAACCCGCTGTTCGATCAGCATGGGGCCAGCGTGCTCGCTCTGGGAGAATGGACCTACGAGGTCCTGCCCGTTGCCCAAGGCCAGGACCTGTACCGTGAGGCGTTGTCCTGGACGCCGTTCCTCGGCCTGCCTCATGCCCACGCCGCAGGCCTAGCCCTGGCGCGCCTGCACCAGGCGGCCGAGGGCTACGCGGCACCCGCACGGCAGACCCAGGTACTGGTCTCCAACCTGCGCCTGCTGGGTGCCAGCGCACCGGTGCAGGCCATCGAACAGAGCCTCAGGCACCAGCCCGCCCTCGCCCACTACCTGGCCGACAAGGACTGGCAACGCGCACTGCGCGAACTGTACCTGCCCCATCACCGCTCTCTGCTGCCGCTGCTGGCACACCAGCCCGCGCTCTGGACCCACAACGACTGGCACGCGTCCAACCTGCTATGGTCCGACGCCGACGCCACGGCCCAGGTACAGAGCGTTCTCGACTTCGGCCTGAGCGACCGCACCTTCGCCCTGTACGACCTGGCCACCGCGCTGGAGCGCAATTGCATCCCGTGGCTCGAACTCGACGAAGGAGGTCGCGCCAGCGCCGACCTCGACGCCGTCGATGCCCTGTTGGCCGGTTACCACAGCCAGCGCCCGCTGACCCAGGCTGACCTGCTCACGCTCAAGGCGTTGCTGCCGCTGGTGCACGTGGACTTCGCCCTGGGTGAGATCGACTACTTCCAAGGCATCGTCGGCGCGCGCAGCGACGCCGACATCGCTTATCACAACTTCTTCATTGGCCATGGCCGCTGGTTTGCCGACAGCGAAGGCACCCGCCTGCTCGGCCATCTCGACCGCCTCGCCCGTACGCGCTGA
- a CDS encoding ABC transporter substrate-binding protein yields MSLTRRQLLAYGGASAAFLQLSPRLSFAEGGPVAGGTLNLHVAIEPPILVNLTHTAGPTVYIAGKITEGLLTYDDDLNPKPLLATAWDISADGLRYTFTLRQGVKWHDGQDFSADDVVFSLQTLKASNPRGRATFANVTEVKALDPHRVELTLSKPAPYLITALAACESPIVARHVYGQAKPETHPNATAPIGTGPFVFREWVRGSHVILERNPHYWDAPRPYLDRIVVRFIGDSAATVAALEAGEVHFSTGGVPLTDIARLQGNPRLAVEDRREPYINGIMRIEFNLEHPHLQKLPVRQAIAHAINNDFIRKTICLGYGKPLPGPISPDMTRFFDPELPRYAYDVALANQLLEDAGYAKGADGVRLRLTLDPLPAGEVYRRTGDYLKQALARVGIQVNLRTQDFATYVKRVYTDRAFDFTLNGMSNLFDPTVGVQRLYWSKNFQPGVPFSNGARYNSPKVDALLEAAATETDEQKRYALFSDFQRQVVADLPDLGVITQVNPVVYDKRVRQLFTSGEGLGGSLAQAWLDS; encoded by the coding sequence ATGAGCCTGACCCGACGCCAACTCCTGGCCTATGGCGGAGCATCCGCCGCCTTTTTGCAACTGTCGCCGCGCCTGTCGTTCGCCGAAGGTGGCCCGGTCGCCGGGGGCACCCTGAACCTGCACGTGGCCATCGAGCCGCCGATACTGGTCAACCTGACCCACACCGCCGGCCCTACGGTGTACATCGCCGGCAAAATCACCGAGGGGCTGCTGACCTATGACGACGACCTCAACCCCAAGCCATTGCTGGCCACGGCCTGGGACATCAGCGCAGATGGCCTGCGCTACACCTTCACCCTGCGCCAGGGCGTGAAATGGCATGACGGCCAGGACTTCAGTGCCGATGACGTGGTGTTTTCGCTGCAGACGCTGAAGGCATCGAACCCGAGGGGGCGAGCGACCTTCGCCAATGTCACCGAGGTGAAGGCGCTGGACCCGCACCGGGTCGAACTGACGCTGAGCAAACCGGCACCCTACCTGATCACCGCCCTGGCGGCCTGTGAATCGCCGATCGTCGCAAGGCATGTGTACGGCCAGGCGAAACCTGAAACCCATCCGAACGCCACGGCGCCCATCGGCACCGGGCCCTTCGTGTTCCGTGAATGGGTGCGCGGCAGCCATGTGATCCTCGAGCGTAACCCGCATTACTGGGACGCCCCGCGGCCCTACCTGGACCGCATCGTGGTGCGTTTCATCGGCGACTCGGCGGCCACGGTGGCCGCACTGGAGGCCGGTGAAGTGCATTTTTCCACCGGTGGCGTGCCGCTCACCGACATCGCCAGGCTGCAAGGCAACCCGCGCCTGGCCGTGGAAGATCGCCGCGAGCCCTATATCAACGGCATCATGCGCATCGAGTTCAACCTCGAACACCCGCACCTGCAGAAGCTGCCGGTACGTCAGGCGATTGCCCATGCGATCAACAACGACTTCATCCGCAAGACCATCTGCCTGGGCTACGGCAAGCCCCTGCCCGGCCCCATCAGCCCGGACATGACACGCTTCTTCGATCCCGAGTTGCCGCGCTATGCCTACGACGTGGCCCTGGCCAACCAACTGCTGGAGGACGCAGGCTATGCCAAGGGTGCCGATGGCGTGCGCCTGCGCCTGACCCTGGACCCACTGCCGGCTGGCGAGGTGTACCGGCGCACCGGCGACTACCTGAAGCAGGCGCTGGCGCGGGTAGGCATCCAGGTCAACCTGCGTACCCAGGATTTCGCCACGTACGTGAAGCGGGTGTACACCGACCGGGCGTTCGATTTCACCCTCAACGGCATGAGCAACCTGTTCGACCCGACAGTGGGCGTGCAGCGGCTGTACTGGTCGAAGAACTTCCAGCCGGGGGTGCCGTTTTCCAATGGTGCGCGCTACAACAGCCCGAAGGTGGATGCGTTGCTCGAAGCCGCCGCGACCGAGACCGACGAGCAGAAGCGCTATGCGTTGTTCTCCGACTTCCAGCGCCAGGTGGTCGCCGACCTACCTGATCTGGGGGTGATCACCCAGGTCAACCCGGTCGTCTACGACAAGCGCGTGCGGCAGTTGTTCACCAGCGGCGAAGGCCTCGGCGGCAGCCTGGCGCAGGCCTGGCTCGACAGCTAG
- a CDS encoding ABC transporter permease: protein MKQIMDVGQALLRALVHTVPTVLGILLINFLLLQLAPGDAADVMAGESGSATAESLAALRSQFGLDQPWWVQLWTYLGHLAHFELGYSPRYGAPVEALIGQRLGITLALMGLAMVLALSLGVTLGVIMASFRGRWPDRLLSAASQLFYSLPGFWVGLMLIVVFSVKLGWLPTGGAGTIGSDLHGLAALLDTLRYLTLPACSLALIYMAIYARLTRASMIDVARQDFVRTATAKGLAPLTVTLRHVLRNALLPITTMAGLHLGGMLGGAVVIETVFSLPGLGRLAYDAVMARDYNVLLGILLISSLLVIVTNLLVDVLQAWLDPRIRNRT, encoded by the coding sequence ATGAAACAGATCATGGACGTCGGCCAGGCGTTGTTGCGCGCGCTGGTACATACCGTACCCACGGTGCTTGGAATATTGCTGATCAACTTTCTTTTGCTGCAATTGGCCCCAGGGGATGCGGCTGATGTAATGGCCGGTGAATCCGGTTCGGCAACCGCCGAAAGCCTGGCGGCCCTGCGTAGCCAGTTTGGCCTGGATCAGCCCTGGTGGGTACAACTGTGGACCTACCTCGGCCACCTGGCGCACTTCGAACTGGGCTACTCGCCGCGCTATGGCGCCCCGGTGGAGGCGTTGATTGGCCAACGCCTCGGTATCACCCTGGCGCTGATGGGGCTGGCGATGGTGCTGGCGTTGTCGTTGGGGGTGACGCTGGGCGTGATCATGGCGAGCTTTCGCGGACGTTGGCCCGACCGCCTGCTGTCGGCCGCCTCGCAACTGTTCTATTCCCTACCCGGTTTCTGGGTCGGGCTGATGCTGATCGTGGTGTTCTCGGTCAAGCTGGGCTGGTTGCCCACAGGTGGCGCCGGCACCATCGGCAGCGACCTGCATGGGCTGGCGGCACTGCTCGACACCCTTCGCTACCTGACCTTGCCGGCCTGCTCGCTGGCGCTGATCTACATGGCGATCTATGCGCGCCTGACCCGCGCCTCGATGATCGACGTGGCCCGCCAGGACTTCGTCCGCACGGCCACCGCCAAGGGCCTGGCACCACTGACCGTGACCCTGCGCCATGTGCTGCGCAATGCGCTGCTGCCGATCACCACCATGGCCGGCCTGCACCTGGGCGGCATGCTCGGCGGCGCTGTGGTGATCGAAACCGTGTTCAGCCTGCCTGGGCTCGGCCGCCTGGCCTACGACGCGGTGATGGCCCGCGACTACAACGTGCTGCTCGGCATCCTGCTGATTTCCTCGCTGCTGGTAATCGTCACCAACTTGCTGGTGGACGTGTTGCAAGCCTGGCTCGACCCCCGCATCCGGAATCGGACATGA
- a CDS encoding TonB-dependent receptor plug domain-containing protein — MNALLRSSRSNLGKMVSIGLVSLYGHGALADESNSPRPAGQPADALETVVVTGTRAEKRTVAQSLAPIDVISADDLARSGKQNLRDALAAQVPSYTNDAGFTGATGIAVKSATLRGLGGNAVLVLVNGKRRHNTAQIFHQASSTANGQSPVDLDLIPVAAVDHIEVLRDGAAAQYGSDAIAGVINVILKRNASGGQASALYGQFGQREGSKGNFGATGQTSINQGFELPNEGFFNLSADIKIQETSNAAGAVPDRTRIYPGDDPREYGKSRYRQIMGQPRVQTYNASYNMELPLNEALDFYSFSTFSHRDSTGFGTFRTAVSAQNIPEIYADGFQPKFRSVEDDFQGVFGLKGDDLLGWGWDASTSWGRNDLSLHNDDSLNASFGPDSPTDFDNGQAIFSQWTNNFDVNRAFDTGLFKDPLHVGAGLEYRTDTYQIRAGEYASYADGGYIYPEGSPNAGKRPNAGSAGWGGFSPAAAGSWERSNTAAYVDLTQKFTDAWEVSVAGRFEHYSDVGDTASGKLSTRYQLTPTLAVRGTINNGFRAPSLQQQHFSSSTSAWGTSPITGELQQQVTNYAAPGSAAATALGSKKLKPEKSRNYSVGFVATPASNLDVTVDFYQIDIKDRILQTSSLSGLNDPNIAAILAAAGLDTNQSVVYYGNLADTRTRGIDLVADYRAEYGPWGRGKWTLTSTQQLHEIRDIKEPDSLAGTGVQVLGRDKQGNLESAVPKNKTSLQHTWFIHDFEVTLKETRYSSVTGKSQYNANRDEKIKPAFITDLDVGYNVSDQLKVSVGGLNIFNERPEQLSAQAKLYYLFPVDNPAYSWYSPYGVDGGYYYARLDYFW; from the coding sequence ATGAATGCGTTGCTCCGCAGTTCCCGCTCGAACCTCGGCAAGATGGTCTCGATCGGCCTCGTTTCCTTGTATGGCCACGGCGCGCTGGCCGATGAATCGAACAGCCCTCGGCCAGCTGGCCAGCCGGCCGATGCCCTGGAGACCGTGGTGGTCACCGGTACCCGCGCCGAGAAGCGCACCGTCGCGCAGAGCCTGGCCCCCATCGATGTGATCAGCGCCGACGACCTGGCGCGCAGCGGCAAACAGAACCTGCGCGACGCACTGGCTGCGCAGGTGCCGTCCTACACCAATGACGCAGGCTTCACCGGGGCCACCGGGATCGCCGTCAAGTCGGCGACGTTGCGTGGCCTGGGCGGCAATGCGGTGCTGGTGCTGGTCAACGGCAAGCGTCGGCACAATACCGCACAGATCTTCCACCAGGCTTCGAGCACGGCCAACGGCCAGTCCCCAGTCGACCTCGACCTGATCCCCGTGGCCGCGGTCGACCACATCGAGGTATTGCGTGATGGCGCGGCGGCGCAGTACGGCTCCGACGCCATCGCCGGGGTCATCAACGTCATTCTCAAACGCAACGCCAGCGGCGGGCAGGCCAGTGCGTTGTACGGCCAGTTCGGCCAGCGCGAGGGCAGCAAGGGCAACTTCGGCGCCACCGGGCAAACCTCGATCAACCAAGGCTTCGAACTGCCCAACGAAGGGTTCTTCAACCTCAGTGCCGACATCAAGATCCAGGAAACCAGCAACGCCGCCGGCGCCGTGCCCGACCGCACCCGGATCTACCCCGGGGACGACCCGCGCGAGTACGGCAAGAGCCGTTACCGGCAGATCATGGGCCAGCCGCGGGTGCAGACCTACAACGCCTCCTACAACATGGAGCTGCCGCTCAACGAGGCGCTGGACTTTTACTCGTTCTCGACTTTCAGCCACCGCGACTCCACGGGTTTTGGCACTTTCCGCACGGCGGTATCGGCGCAGAACATCCCGGAGATCTACGCCGACGGCTTCCAGCCCAAGTTCCGCTCCGTGGAGGACGACTTCCAGGGCGTGTTCGGCCTCAAGGGCGACGACCTGCTCGGCTGGGGGTGGGACGCCTCGACCAGTTGGGGGCGCAACGACCTGAGCCTGCACAACGACGACTCGCTCAATGCCTCGTTCGGCCCGGACAGCCCGACCGATTTCGACAACGGCCAGGCGATCTTCAGCCAGTGGACCAACAACTTCGACGTCAATCGGGCGTTCGATACCGGGTTGTTCAAGGATCCGCTGCATGTCGGCGCGGGCCTTGAATACCGTACCGACACCTACCAGATCCGCGCCGGCGAGTACGCGTCCTACGCCGACGGTGGCTATATCTATCCCGAGGGCTCGCCCAATGCCGGTAAGCGCCCCAACGCCGGCTCGGCCGGCTGGGGCGGCTTCAGCCCCGCCGCCGCGGGTAGCTGGGAACGCAGCAATACGGCGGCCTACGTCGACCTCACGCAGAAATTCACCGACGCCTGGGAAGTGAGCGTGGCCGGGCGCTTCGAGCACTACAGCGATGTCGGCGACACAGCCAGCGGCAAGCTCTCGACTCGTTACCAACTGACCCCGACCCTGGCCGTGCGCGGCACCATCAACAACGGTTTCCGTGCGCCCTCGCTGCAACAGCAGCACTTTTCGTCGAGCACTTCGGCCTGGGGCACCAGCCCGATCACCGGCGAGTTGCAGCAGCAGGTCACCAACTATGCCGCGCCGGGCTCCGCCGCTGCCACAGCGTTGGGCTCGAAGAAGCTCAAACCCGAGAAGTCGCGCAATTACAGTGTGGGCTTCGTCGCAACGCCGGCGAGCAACCTCGATGTGACGGTGGATTTCTACCAGATCGACATCAAGGACCGCATTCTGCAGACCAGCTCGCTCAGTGGCCTCAACGACCCGAATATCGCCGCTATCCTCGCCGCCGCCGGCCTGGATACCAACCAGAGCGTGGTCTATTACGGCAACCTGGCCGACACCCGCACCCGTGGAATCGACCTGGTGGCCGACTACCGCGCCGAGTACGGCCCATGGGGGCGTGGCAAGTGGACCCTGACCAGCACCCAGCAGCTGCACGAGATCCGCGATATCAAGGAGCCCGATTCGCTGGCCGGCACTGGCGTGCAAGTGCTGGGGCGCGACAAGCAGGGCAACCTGGAAAGCGCCGTCCCGAAGAACAAGACGTCGTTGCAGCACACCTGGTTCATCCATGACTTCGAAGTCACCCTCAAGGAAACCCGTTACTCGTCGGTCACCGGCAAGAGCCAGTACAACGCCAACCGCGACGAGAAGATCAAGCCGGCCTTCATCACCGACCTGGACGTCGGCTACAACGTCAGCGACCAGCTCAAGGTCTCGGTGGGCGGCCTGAACATCTTCAACGAACGCCCCGAGCAGCTCTCCGCGCAGGCCAAGCTGTACTACCTGTTCCCGGTCGACAACCCGGCCTACAGCTGGTACTCGCCGTATGGCGTGGACGGTGGCTACTACTACGCACGGCTGGACTACTTCTGGTGA